The Thermococcus henrietii genome segment GGTGGATTATGAGGGCCTGACTCAGGAGGAGGCGGGAAAGAGAATGGGTGTCTCCCGCGGCACCGTCTGGAGAGCGCTCAATTCGGCCCGAAAGAAGGTCGCCCAGATGCTCGTTGAGGGGAGGGAGCTCATAATTCTGCCCCAGGGGAACGAGGTTCCCAGGAGATTTGAAGAGGAAATCTAAGGTTCTGTCTTTTTAAACTCCTTCTTGGACATTTTCCTCAGTCTTCTTGTCAAACAGCCCTTTCTAATGTCTCCTTTGTTTTTAGGGCATCCTAATTACCGAGTGACTTAAAAATTTTCAGAGGGTTTTTACTTTTGATAGTTTTAATATTATGTTTTGTTTTATGTTAATTATTGTGACTTAATAAAATAATTTTTGAGTACGATAAAAATTTGTAAATAAAAATTATTAAAATTAAGTTAATAATTCTTT includes the following:
- a CDS encoding DUF134 domain-containing protein, whose product is MPMGGPGWGRGRGRRRKMRMIGFIPQVRHFYPALPPVSQPKPPIFMTYEEFEALRLVDYEGLTQEEAGKRMGVSRGTVWRALNSARKKVAQMLVEGRELIILPQGNEVPRRFEEEI